GGACGGCGGCGTCGACGAGGCGGTTGGAGTAGCCCCACTCGTTGTCGTACCAGCCGACGACCTTGACCTGGTTGCCGATCACCTTGGTGAGGCCGGCGTCGAAAATCGTCGAGTGCGAGTCGGTCACGATGTCGCTGGAGACGATCGGGTCCTCGGTGTACTTGAGGATGCCCTTGAACGCCTCGGTCTCGGCGGCAGCCTTGATCGCGGCGTTGACCTCTTCGACGGTGACCTCACGGCCGGCCTCGAAGGTCAGGTCGGTGGCCGAGCCGGTGGGAACCGGCACGCGCAGCGCGAAGCCGTCCAGCTTGCCCTTCAGCTCGGGGATCACCAGGCTGATCGCCTTGGCGGCACCGGTGCTGGTCGGCACGATGTTCAGGGCCGCGGCGCGGGCGCGACGCAGGTCCTTGTGCGGGCCGTCCTGGAGGTTCTGGTCCTGCGTGTACGCGTGGATGGTGGTCATGAGGCCCTTTTCGATCCCGAAGGTGTCGTTGAGGACCTTGGCCATCGGCGCCAGGCAGTTGGTCGTGCAGGACGCGTTGCTGACGATGTGGTGCTTCGCCGGGTCGTACTCGGTGTGGTTGACACCGAAGACGATCGTCAGGTCTTCGTTCTTGGCGGGGGCCGAGATCAGGACCTTCTTGGCGCCACCCTCGATGTGGGCCTTCGCCTTGGTGGCGTCCGTGAAGAAGCCGGTCGACTCGACGACCAGGTCGACGCCCAGATCCTTCCACGGCAGAGCGGCGGGGTCGCGCTCGGCGAGGGCCTTGATCGCCTTGCCGTCGACGATGATCTCGTCACCGGAGTAGGTGACCTCGGCGTCCAGACGGCCCAGGATCGAGTCGTACTTCAGCAGGTGCGCGAGGGTCTTGATGTCGGTGAGGTCGTTGACGGCAACGATCTCGATGTCCGCACCGGCCGCCCGGGCAGCGCGGAAGAAGTTACGGCCGATCCGGCCGAAGCCGTTGATGCCAACGCGAACAGTCACTTTGTCGTTTCCTCTCGTCATCCACAGTGCGCCGGGACTCCCGGCGCCGGGTTGTGGTGTGCGGCACTCACACTACGCGGTGAGTTTCGGCCGTGGATGTCCAGACAGCCCCTGGTCAGGTCCGTGTCCAGGACCCTGAATCCGGCGGTGATCGTGGGACCAACGGTCCATGAAGAAGGGACGACGGTCAGGTGCCAGGACCGCCGGCCCCGTGCCTTTCAACCAGCGTGCAACCGGTTGAGGACTATGCGTCGAGCATGTCCGGCGTGAGATTGGCGTCCGTCCCCGGAACGCCCAGGTCAGCCGCGCGCTTGTCGGCCATCGCCAGGAGCCGGCGGATCCGTCCCGCCACCGCGTCCTTGGTCATCTGCGGCTCGGCCAGCTGACCGAGCTCCTCCAGGCTGGCCTGCTTGTGGGCCAGGCGCAGCTTGCCGGCGGACTTCAGATGGTCGGGAACGTCCTCGCCGAGAATCTCCAGGGCACGCTCCACCCGTGACCCGGCGGCCACCGCGGCCCGCGCCGAGCGCCGCAGGTTCGCGTCGTCGAAGTTGGCCAGGCGGTTCGCGGTCGCCCGCACCTCGCGGCGCATGCGCCGCTCCTCCCAGGCCATCACCGCGTCGTGCGCGCCGAGCCGGGTGAGCAGGGCGCCGATCGTGTCGCCGTCCCGGATCACCACCCGGTCCACACCGCGCACCTCGCGGGCCTTCGCCTGGATGCCCAGCCGGCGGGCCGCGCCGACCAGCGCGAGTGCCGCCTCGGGGCCGGGGCAGGTGACCTCCAGTGCGCTGGAACGGCCGGGTTCGGTGAGCGAGCCGTGCGCCAGGAACGCACCGCGCCAGGCTGCCTCGGCGTCGCAGGTGGCGCCGGAGACGACCTGCGGCGGCAGCCCGCGCACCGGCCGGCCGCGGCCGTCGACCAGACCGGTCTGCCGGGCCAGCGACTCGCCGTCACGGATCACCCGGACCACGTACCGGCTGCCGCGGCGCAGGCCGCCCGGCGCCAGCACGACGATGTCACTGCTGTGCCCGAACACGTCGTTGATGTCTTTACGCAGCCGCCGGGCGGCCGCGGCCGTGTCGAGCTCGGCCTCCACGACGATGCGGCCGCCGACGATGTGTAGCCCGCCGGCGAACCGGAGGGTGGCCGATACCTCGGCTTTGCGGCAGCAGGGCTTGGTGACCTGAAGCCGGCTCAATTCGTCTTTGACCAGTGCCGTCAATGCCATGAGATGAATCTTGCCACCGCATGCAAGCATGGTTCGTGAACTTGTGAAACCGGCGACCGGTCAGCCGTTCAGCTCGGTCGCCCCACTGAACAGGTCGCGGTAGGCCGCGGCCAGCCGCAGCGGATCGTGCCGTGGGGTGCCGTCGCCGATCGCCACGTCCCGGCTCACCACCACGGCGCCCAGCTCGGCCGCCGCCCGTTCCAGAGACGCCGCGTCCTCGATCTGCGAGGGGTCCACCAGCACCGCGTCGACGCGCAGATCGGGGGCGTGCGCGGCGAGCACCTCCAGGTGATTCTCCGGCGAGAAGCCGTCGGTCTCGCCGGGTTGCTGGCCCAGGTTGAGCGTCAGGCAGATGCGGGCCTGGGTGCGCGACAGCGCGCGCGAGAGCTCCGGCACCAGCAGGTGCGGCAGCACGCTGGTGTACCAGGACCCCGGACCGAGCACGGCCCAGTCGGCGTCGCGCACGGCGGCGAGGACCTCCGGCCGGGCCGGCGGGTCGTTGGGACTCAGCTGCACACCGATCACCCGGCCCGGCGTGGTGGCCACCGCCACCTGCCCCCGCACCGTGGTGAGACCGGCCGGATCGTCCGGGTCGATACCGAGCACCGTGGCCTCGATGTCGAGGGGTACCGCGGCCATCGGCAGCACCCGGCCGCGTGCGCCGAGCAACCGGGCCACCCAGTCCAGCCCGCTGACCGGGTCGTCGAGCAGTTCCCACAGCGTGAGGATCAGCAGGTTGCCGGCCGCGTGGTCGTGCAGTGCCCCGGCACTGGCGAACCGGTGCTGGAGCACGTCGCGCCACAGCAGGCCCCACTCGCTGTCGTCGCACAGGGCGGACAGCGCCATCCGCAGATCACCGGGCGGCAGCACGCCGAACTCCCGGCGCAGCCGACCGGAGGAACCGCCGTCGTCGGCCACCGTGACCACGGCCGTGAGCCGGTCGGTGAGATGCCGCAGGGCGGACAGCGAGGCCGCCAGACCGTGACCGCCGCCGAGCGCGACGACGTTGGGCCCACGACCGGACGAGCTCGGGGTCACTCGCGCCCCACATCACGGTGCACGGCGGTGACGGCGACCCCGGCCCCTTCCAGGCGCTGGGCCAGGACCTCGGTGATGGCGACGGACCGGTGCTTGCCCCCGGTGCAGCCGATGGCGATGGTGGCGTAGCGCTTGTTCTCCCGCACGTACCCGGCGAGCACCGGCTGGAGGGCGAGGGCGTAGCGGTCGATGAACTCGGCGGCGCCCTCCTGCCCGAGCACGTAGTCGGCCACCTCGGCGTCCATGCCGTTGTGGGCACGCAGCTCGGGCACCCAGAACGGGTTGGGCAGGAAGCGCACGTCGGCGACCTGGTCGGCGTCGAGCGGCAGGCCGTACTTGAAACCGAACGACATCAGCAGGATCCGGATGGACGGGTCGCCGGCGTCGCCGAACAGCGCGATGATCTTGCTGGCCAGCTCGTGCACGTTCAGACGCGAGGTGTCGACCAGGGTGTCGGCGTTGCCGCGCAGCTCACCCATCACCTTGCGCTCGGCGCGGATGCCGTCGAGTGGCGCACCGTCGCCCTGGAGCGGATGCGGGCGGCGCACCGACTCGAAGCGGCGCACCAGGGTCTCGTTGGTGGCGTCGAGGAAGAGCAACCGGGTGCGGATACCGCTGCGCTCGGCGGTTGAGACGGCGTCGGCCAGGGCGCTGAAGAACGAGCGGCCCCGCACGTCGACGGCGACGGCGATGCGCCGCACCCGGGGCTCGGCCGTGGCGGCGAGCACCGCCAGCTCGGCGATCAGCTGGGGCGGCAGGTTGTCGACGACGTACCAGCCTAGGTCTTCGAGAGCCTTCGCGGCGGTGCTCCGCCCCGCACCGGACATGCCAGTGATGATCAGCAGCTCGGACATGGCTGCCGTGCCGGTCTCGGCGGGGGTGCCGTCCGGCTGGGTGGCGGGTGCGAGGGTCGCCGACGCCACGGTCTCCGCGACGGCGGGCACCGCGGACTCCGACGCCGTCGGCTCGGACGCCTCCGGGATGGTGGTCACCTTGCTCTCCATACCTGTCGGATGTCTTGCTCGTCAGCCCGGCTGTTTCGGGTGGTCGGGGCGGATCGGCGGGAGCTGGTCATTATGGCGTTCCTCCGGCCCTGCCGCGTTCGGCATCGAACACGACCAGGCTTAGCCGATCACGCGGCGGCCGGGAACCGGCTGATCGGGCTCTGATCAAGATCACGTACGGGTCAGTCGAGCAGTTCCCCGGTCGCCATGTCCACCGCCACCGGGGCCGTCTGCCGCGAGGGCTCGCTCTGCTCGCCGGTGGCCTCGGGGTTCAGCGTGGTGACCACGGCCTGGGCCACCTTCGGCCCCACTCCCTGCACCGAGGCGATCGCCTCCACCGAGGCGGCCCGGAGTTTCTTCACCGAGCCGAAGTGCGCCAGCAGCGCCTTCTTCCGGGCGGGTCCCAAACCGGGGACGGCGTCCAGCTCGCTCACCGTCATCGCGGTGCTGCGGCGCTGCCGATGGTGGGTGATCGCGAACCGGTGGGCCTCGTCCCGCACCCGCTGGAGGAGGTACAGCCCCTCACTGGAGCGGGGCAGGATCACCGGCTGGTCGTCGTCGGGGACCCAGACCTCCTCGAGCCGTTTGGCCAGGCCGCAGAGGGCGACGTCCTGGATACCGAGCTCGGCCATGGCTGCCCGCGCCGCGGCCACCTGGGGCGCGCCACCGTCGACCACGACCAGGTTGGGCGCGTAGGCGAACTTCTTCGGCCGGCCGGTGTCCGGGTCGATGCCCGCGGGCACCCCGTCCTCCTCCAGTGACGGCGCCTGGTCGAGGATCTCGCCGGTGGCCGGGTCGGCGCCGGCCTCCCGGGCCTCGTCGGCCTTCTCGCTGAGGTAACGGCGGAACCGGCGGCTGATCACCTCACGGATGGACGCCACGTCGTCCGAGCTGCCCTCGGCGAGACTCTTGATCGTGAACTTGCGGTACTCGGACTTCTTGGCCAGGCCGTCTTCGAACACGACCATCGAGGCGACCACGTTGGAGCCCTGGATGTGGGAGATGTCGTAACACTCGATGCGCAGCGGCGCCTCGGGCAGGCCAAGCGCCTCCTGGATCTCCTGGAGCGCCTTGGAACGGGTGGTCAGGTCACCGGCCCGGCGGGTCTTGTGCAGGGTGAGGGCCTGACCGGCGTTGCGGGCCACGGTCTCCATCAGGGTGCGCTTGTCGCCACGCTGCGGCACCCGCACCTCGACCCGGGAGCCCCGCAGCCCGGTCAGCCAGGTCTCCACCTCGGCCAGGTCCGGCGGCTCGTGCGGCACCAGCACCTCACGCGGCACGGCCTCGCCGTTCACCTCGCCGTAGACCTGCTGGAGCAGATGCTCGACCAGGTCGGCGGTGGTCACGTCCTCGACCTTCTCGACCACCCAGCCCCGCTGGCCGCGGATCCGCCCGTCACGCACGTGGAAGACCTGCACAGCGGCCTCCAGCTCGTCGTCGGCGAGCGCGAACACGTCGGCGTCGGTGCCGTCGGACAGCACCACCGCGTTCTTCTCCATCGCCCGGGACAGCGCCTGGATGTCGTCGCGCAGCCGTGCCGCCTGCTCGAACCGTAGGTCGTGCGAGGCCTGGAGCATGTCGCGCTCGAGCCGTTTCACGTAGCGCTCGGTCTTGCCGCCCATGAAGTCGCAGAAGTCGTCGGCCAGGCGCCGGTGCTCGTCGGGCGTGACCTTGCCGACGCAGGGCGCCGAGCACTTGTCGATGTAGCCGAGCAGGCAGGGCCGGCCGATCTGCCCGGCCCGTTTGAACACCCCGTTGCTGCACGTGCGCACCGGGAACACGCGCAGGAGCAGGTCTACCGTCTCGCGGATCGCCCAGGCGTGGGCGTAGGGCCCGAAGTAGCGCGTGCCCTTGCGTTTCGCCCCGCGCATCACCTGCACCCGGGGGAACTCGTCGCCCATGGTGACGGCGAGATAGGGGTAGGACTTGTCGTCGCGGTACTTCACGTTGAACCGCGGGTCGTACTCCTTGATCCAGGAGTACTCCAGCTGAAGTGCCTCGACCTCGGTGTTCACCGTGGTCCACTCCACCGAGGTGGCGGTGAACACCATGGTCTGGGTGCGCTGGTGCAGGTTGGCGGGATCGGCGAAGTACGAGTTCAGCCGCTGGCGCAGGCTCTTCGCCTTGCCGACGTAGATGACCCGACCGGAGGCGTCACGGAACCGGTAGACACCCGGTTGCTCGGGAATGGTTCCGACGGCGGGTCGGTACGTCGATGGATCAGCCACACATCAACCCTAAGCGCCCCCACCGACAGTTCTGGCCCATGGTGCCGGGATCCCCGGTTC
The sequence above is drawn from the Kineosporia corallincola genome and encodes:
- the gap gene encoding type I glyceraldehyde-3-phosphate dehydrogenase → MTVRVGINGFGRIGRNFFRAARAAGADIEIVAVNDLTDIKTLAHLLKYDSILGRLDAEVTYSGDEIIVDGKAIKALAERDPAALPWKDLGVDLVVESTGFFTDATKAKAHIEGGAKKVLISAPAKNEDLTIVFGVNHTEYDPAKHHIVSNASCTTNCLAPMAKVLNDTFGIEKGLMTTIHAYTQDQNLQDGPHKDLRRARAAALNIVPTSTGAAKAISLVIPELKGKLDGFALRVPVPTGSATDLTFEAGREVTVEEVNAAIKAAAETEAFKGILKYTEDPIVSSDIVTDSHSTIFDAGLTKVIGNQVKVVGWYDNEWGYSNRLVDAAVLVGTGL
- the whiA gene encoding DNA-binding protein WhiA, encoding MALTALVKDELSRLQVTKPCCRKAEVSATLRFAGGLHIVGGRIVVEAELDTAAAARRLRKDINDVFGHSSDIVVLAPGGLRRGSRYVVRVIRDGESLARQTGLVDGRGRPVRGLPPQVVSGATCDAEAAWRGAFLAHGSLTEPGRSSALEVTCPGPEAALALVGAARRLGIQAKAREVRGVDRVVIRDGDTIGALLTRLGAHDAVMAWEERRMRREVRATANRLANFDDANLRRSARAAVAAGSRVERALEILGEDVPDHLKSAGKLRLAHKQASLEELGQLAEPQMTKDAVAGRIRRLLAMADKRAADLGVPGTDANLTPDMLDA
- a CDS encoding gluconeogenesis factor YvcK family protein produces the protein MTPSSSGRGPNVVALGGGHGLAASLSALRHLTDRLTAVVTVADDGGSSGRLRREFGVLPPGDLRMALSALCDDSEWGLLWRDVLQHRFASAGALHDHAAGNLLILTLWELLDDPVSGLDWVARLLGARGRVLPMAAVPLDIEATVLGIDPDDPAGLTTVRGQVAVATTPGRVIGVQLSPNDPPARPEVLAAVRDADWAVLGPGSWYTSVLPHLLVPELSRALSRTQARICLTLNLGQQPGETDGFSPENHLEVLAAHAPDLRVDAVLVDPSQIEDAASLERAAAELGAVVVSRDVAIGDGTPRHDPLRLAAAYRDLFSGATELNG
- the rapZ gene encoding RNase adapter RapZ, with the protein product MESKVTTIPEASEPTASESAVPAVAETVASATLAPATQPDGTPAETGTAAMSELLIITGMSGAGRSTAAKALEDLGWYVVDNLPPQLIAELAVLAATAEPRVRRIAVAVDVRGRSFFSALADAVSTAERSGIRTRLLFLDATNETLVRRFESVRRPHPLQGDGAPLDGIRAERKVMGELRGNADTLVDTSRLNVHELASKIIALFGDAGDPSIRILLMSFGFKYGLPLDADQVADVRFLPNPFWVPELRAHNGMDAEVADYVLGQEGAAEFIDRYALALQPVLAGYVRENKRYATIAIGCTGGKHRSVAITEVLAQRLEGAGVAVTAVHRDVGRE
- the uvrC gene encoding excinuclease ABC subunit UvrC, with amino-acid sequence MADPSTYRPAVGTIPEQPGVYRFRDASGRVIYVGKAKSLRQRLNSYFADPANLHQRTQTMVFTATSVEWTTVNTEVEALQLEYSWIKEYDPRFNVKYRDDKSYPYLAVTMGDEFPRVQVMRGAKRKGTRYFGPYAHAWAIRETVDLLLRVFPVRTCSNGVFKRAGQIGRPCLLGYIDKCSAPCVGKVTPDEHRRLADDFCDFMGGKTERYVKRLERDMLQASHDLRFEQAARLRDDIQALSRAMEKNAVVLSDGTDADVFALADDELEAAVQVFHVRDGRIRGQRGWVVEKVEDVTTADLVEHLLQQVYGEVNGEAVPREVLVPHEPPDLAEVETWLTGLRGSRVEVRVPQRGDKRTLMETVARNAGQALTLHKTRRAGDLTTRSKALQEIQEALGLPEAPLRIECYDISHIQGSNVVASMVVFEDGLAKKSEYRKFTIKSLAEGSSDDVASIREVISRRFRRYLSEKADEAREAGADPATGEILDQAPSLEEDGVPAGIDPDTGRPKKFAYAPNLVVVDGGAPQVAAARAAMAELGIQDVALCGLAKRLEEVWVPDDDQPVILPRSSEGLYLLQRVRDEAHRFAITHHRQRRSTAMTVSELDAVPGLGPARKKALLAHFGSVKKLRAASVEAIASVQGVGPKVAQAVVTTLNPEATGEQSEPSRQTAPVAVDMATGELLD